TAAACTACTACTTATATTACATGGTTTAGAATATCTTTAATGAGAAAAATAACATGGGTTGAAAAAAATCCGAGATTTTTTTTGTTTGGAACATTTAAATGATATAAATATTAACAGTATAATCTAAAGTAAGCCAAGGAGAACAAAGGGAATCATAgaatcaataataaataattgattaaataaagtCAAAATCACCGTGAGCCTCTAATCAACTCAAATAATAAGAAATTTGGGCTATGTTTCTGATTTATGGGTTTCATTTTGGATTTTAATATATACATTACAAAATTATATTTCAGCCTATATTTAAATAGTGTGTTATAATTTTTTGGACCCCTTAATCCCAGTGGATTAAAGCCGCCTATGATTATTTCACAGTGAATAAGTTGTGGTTCACATTAACCCTACGAGATATTTTTTTGGATCGGTTACGTCGACAACAAGAGTTCTTTTAGTGAAATTAATTATATCAAAGTTGGGTATTTTTTGTTACTTTGGTGTTATTCTTCCACGCAAAATATTTCACTTATAAATAAAAAAGTATTGATTCTAGCCATCGCTCATTAAGTTTTAGTCCACTTATCCTCATTCGTCGTACCTTACCTGAAGACAAAGTTTGTACTTGTGGCCGGCAGCTTCTCTATTTTCCCCGCTGCTCTAAAAATCtccgatttttttaaaaattctcaATTAATTCCCGATTAATCCTTAAAAATATTTGGTCGATCTATTTTTTGAAattcgattaatatttataaattatttttgaactatatatttcataataaataaggtaaatatattaaatattattaaaatatataaatatatccgatttttgttctgattaattcctccgattaatccccgatttgcCGATTAATCCATAATCGGTACCTAAACCGATTAGTACCGATTACCGATTTTTACAACCATGATTTTCCCTAAATCAGATTCGGTCTTTTATCGGTGCCATTCAGCCCCAAGTAAGTTGAACTCAAACCGCAGTAATATGAATGTGAGTCGGTAAGAAATAAAGATAATAGAATCTACATGAATGAATGTGGTGGATTTATGGTAGATTTTTTATCGACAATGTTCTAAAGATTGATGAACTCCAAAGAGTACTCGAAAATCGGAAAGATCTGCCTTTTCAACCCGTGTTTTGTATTGATTTCGAACAAGGATGATCATATTAACTTTGGATTTTGTGTATATATTGCATCATCACCGTGGTTATAATGACAGATTATTCCATAAAACTATAACCAGCATCTACAAAAATACATTTGGGGTCGTATAAATTGTCCAACAGTTGCAGATTAACAAAAAATATAGAAATAAATAATACACAAACATAGTCTTGAATCTTTGATTCATCCAACCAATTGAATATCACCAACCTCGAGCGTCTCAGCGATCTCTTCAAGTTGTTTCTTGACACTCATATCAATCAATTTGGAACCTCCATTTCCGTACCTGATCGTAAAACCGGCAACAAGTGACTCATCAATCTCGGTCTTAATTTTGACATTTTTAGCTCCAGTGAGTTTCTGCACTCCTTTAGCAATCTGCTCCAAGTTTGCCTCATCCAATTGCACAACAGAAGTGACCACAGCCAGCTCCGTCTCAGTCATCTTATTAAACGTGATTTCAAACTCCTTAGCAATTGCCTTAATCTCGTCAATTCTCTTCATATCAATCAAAATGTTCAAGAAATTGGAAATGTGAGGTTGTAGATTGGCCTCCTTTGTATACGCATCAACTAGTTTATTTTTATCCTCTACAGTGACAGTGGGGTTAATGAAGTAGTTAAACACAGCTTCTTCGGAGAAAAGCTGATTAAGTTTCTCCAGATCAGCTGCAGTTGCTTCCAGTGTTCCATTTGATTGGGCTACATCAGCAAGTGCATTAGCGTAGCTGCTAGCCACACTGTCAGACATTCTAGCACCACCCCGACGACGTGATTTTACACTAAGGGTGAGTTTGGGTAGACGGAGGCCACCAGAGAAAGAGAGAGTGTGTGGTTTCGTAGGCGTGTACTGAGCACAAGGTGATCGGCATTGGAATGTGATCGGAGTTTGTTGTAGAGTTGCCATTTGTTGTTTGTAGATTGGAGTGACAGAGAGTATTGAGATGGAAATGGTGTTTGTTTGGATGGTGAACTAGTAGTATTTGGTTATCTTCAAATCCACTTGGAATCAAGGATGGCCTCTTATCCTTTGTAGATAGAGATTAGATAGTTCAACTCTATCTGTGCGCCTCATATTCTTCTTTCTATTTCCTCTTTccagtttttttttttttttttatactTTTTATCAACTCGCAAACCATCAAATATAATAACATTTTCTTTTCAAATATAAGCATGTATATTTCCTCAAAAACTATTATTACACTCACATAGTCACATAAAACCACTAAAGTGTTTCTGAGTTAAGATTCTATGCAGATAATTTAATTTACTCAAGACTTCTGTGTATTATGAAATGAACAAATATAGTTTGGGTGCACAACTTTGTACACTTCATTTTTCTTGGCTTAAATGTAGGGTGCATGTTACAGCGTCACGAAATAGGCATGCCATGACATCAATTAGTCAGACATGTCTTTTCATGATTCGACATGTCTTTTCATGAATAGGCatgtttttttattaattatttttactttttaattattattttaatattagaaatatccaTTTTAAATGGGCAGTCGAACCACACTCACGCTGTTTTGCAAATTTTTAAAATGTTCATAAATTCAGCTTAAATTACAAAACGAGCAAGTTAACTGTATGGTACTTTCTCGACAACGTTTCAACTTATTTCTTCGTACTTTTAGTTGTAACTCGGTATTTACATACGATTGTATTTATATAACCCGTTTATAACCTACGATACATGGttcttttaaataattaatattttattattttaatattttaacattAAGTTTTTTTTTAATGATGATTAGTTGTCTTTTGATTTTAATTATGTTTAACCCCCTTTTAATCGTATAATTTTGTTTTCTTCCGTTATACTGACCAAACTAAATAaatctaattatttttagttttgttttattaAGCCCatatcaatagtataattttattttagtccagaGAAATTGTGTATATTATATAGTATTATCCCGTGGTTATTATCTTTATTTTTGAATTTGTCTTTTTTATTCATATTCATGTGTTAAAATTATTCATTGCAATTCGTAATTTACATTTAAATTTCTGTTTCGAATTTTttttaacttataagttatgatttaccaaaattattttcaacttataagtaacttatacgtaaaattatccaaacacctaaataacttataagttacgaTGTTCATATCACTTATATAGAAATTTTTAACTTTAAATCATAAGTTACATTTTTAAGAAATCTCAAACGGGCCCTTTTATCTCATCTGGAGGGATATTGTTTAAGCTAATCACTCGCCAACCACCAAAATTTAAAGTCAATAGAATAGAAAAAAAAGATAAACGATAACTACACAGGACATAAGTGGTAGTCCCTAACAATTCAACAAGAaatacagaaggggggttgaatgaaattgtTGAACctgtttaaaaaatataaaatgttctatcttaataatatataagtgtttgatttgcaaaatacggaataagaagttagtaaaatcaaaacacaagtaattaaaaatacaagtctttaaaaactttctggtggatttgaatgtatccaccagagatatatattatatcaagagaactctgtgtagcaagattagctcacagctgcttacaaatatgaacaactaagtttacagagaaatgttaaggatgcagcttacagttgtttctctgagataatgttcttagtcttgttcttcttgttgttctatttgctacttcttggtttatatatcaccaagattacaaagtaataagataagataataaaacaaaacctatcaagtctaatactatgctacttcattactctattccaacatctttgaatatcttcataatagcatggaaatggcaatgcttttttgttctctaaaacccagttgaataggcttccacattccttttgcatacactcgacgcatgtgactgtgttgtcactatcaacggatgtttgaattgattatccgtcggatacatgatcatccgtcgggttgccttgttgatcattcatcgagtggcattgttgtttatccgtcgggtagctatctggcacttgactttatttcatttatgcagaattacaagacatcatctatgtacaattaatcaacctattctgcatatctaattaaagtcaacatgacttgagtgctactacagaatataaacaaggtgtatgcagaaatgtgctacagactaaTTATTACacaagttactcactcgatggataataaatcatcatccgtcgggactatattgagtcatccgtcgggactatattccttatccgtcgagtgctacatttttcactaagtaaaatctactaaggtattttgttaatgaaatcatcaagttcacaacatatccacaacaatctcccccaatttatgtctactggaattatagccataaattaagagaaacttgatgataacaaaacaccctaaaaatacaactttaaaagtaagtacaTAAAAatgtaaagtgcttcaaataacaaaatgaacaaagattagctcacagtcattttcaaggtgctcctctagcctgagcagattaatctaattccttgaagatctggatctatttccaagctttctgttgttttcttctatctgaattcggagctgtctgtggaattccagttcatcggattttgagagatttagcttttcttgcatttccaaaagagtgtcattgctagagatgctcaattggtcttctaatctgaaaaatcttataactcctttgtcatccatgaactccatcagccagtagggcattagatgcactctactccctgtataaggaatagttagagtctttgggagtgcatctttagctctaatactcctcagttcttcaatcttctttagaacaagtcttcttgcagttacattgaatccaaagttcttcttgaatgatgaataaacctttatcagcacagattggctttcttgaaggatcctgtgaagtggccattgaatctcatttcctcccttgtacttgaaaactaacctttcaggtagattcctgtaggcatcaatccctctaacttcttccagaTCATCTAGATAGTGGTTTAGATCAGataattccttgatgtcacata
The sequence above is drawn from the Apium graveolens cultivar Ventura chromosome 2, ASM990537v1, whole genome shotgun sequence genome and encodes:
- the LOC141707999 gene encoding ATP synthase delta chain, chloroplastic-like, which codes for MATLQQTPITFQCRSPCAQYTPTKPHTLSFSGGLRLPKLTLSVKSRRRGGARMSDSVASSYANALADVAQSNGTLEATAADLEKLNQLFSEEAVFNYFINPTVTVEDKNKLVDAYTKEANLQPHISNFLNILIDMKRIDEIKAIAKEFEITFNKMTETELAVVTSVVQLDEANLEQIAKGVQKLTGAKNVKIKTEIDESLVAGFTIRYGNGGSKLIDMSVKKQLEEIAETLEVGDIQLVG